In Microbacterium enclense, one genomic interval encodes:
- the nadD gene encoding nicotinate-nucleotide adenylyltransferase, whose translation MSVTRAPRIGVMGGTFDPIHHGHLVAASEVAQSFDLDEVVFVPTGRPWQKDEVTASEHRYLMTVIATASNPQFTVSRVDIDRDGPTYTIDTLRDLKSQRPGAELFFITGADAVAQILSWRNHQELWDLAHFVAVSRPGHVLTTEGLPTEDVSQLEIPALAISSTDCRARVRRGHPVWYLVPDGVVQYIAKHHLYRSNA comes from the coding sequence ATGTCGGTGACGCGCGCCCCTCGGATCGGGGTCATGGGTGGGACGTTCGATCCCATCCATCACGGTCACCTGGTCGCGGCGAGCGAGGTCGCGCAGTCGTTCGATCTCGACGAGGTCGTGTTCGTCCCGACCGGACGCCCGTGGCAGAAGGACGAGGTCACGGCGAGCGAGCATCGTTATCTGATGACGGTCATCGCCACGGCGTCCAACCCGCAGTTCACCGTCAGCAGGGTCGACATCGATCGCGACGGCCCGACCTACACGATCGACACCCTGAGAGATCTGAAGAGCCAGCGCCCGGGTGCAGAGCTGTTCTTCATCACCGGGGCCGACGCCGTGGCGCAGATTCTGAGCTGGCGCAACCACCAGGAGCTCTGGGACCTGGCGCACTTCGTCGCCGTCTCGCGCCCGGGCCACGTGCTGACGACCGAGGGGCTGCCCACCGAGGACGTCAGCCAGCTCGAGATCCCCGCCCTGGCGATCTCATCCACCGACTGCCGCGCCCGCGTGCGCCGAGGACACCCCGTGTGGTACCTCGTGCCCGACGGTGTCGTGCAGTACATCGCGAAGCACCACCTCTACCGGAGTAACGCATGA
- the rsfS gene encoding ribosome silencing factor, giving the protein MTATANGREMAQIAALAADSKSGEDLVALDVSEPLPLVDIFLLVTGRNERNVAAIADEVEEKLLEAGHKRLRREGRQESRWVLLDFGDLVVHVFHEEERMYYGLERLWKDCPVVPLELPTPATAD; this is encoded by the coding sequence ATGACCGCGACCGCGAACGGGCGGGAGATGGCGCAGATCGCCGCTCTCGCCGCCGACAGCAAGTCGGGCGAAGACCTCGTCGCCCTCGACGTCTCCGAGCCACTGCCGCTCGTCGACATCTTCCTCCTCGTGACAGGACGCAACGAGCGCAACGTCGCGGCAATCGCAGACGAGGTCGAGGAGAAGCTTCTCGAAGCGGGTCACAAGCGGCTTCGTCGCGAGGGCCGACAGGAGTCGCGCTGGGTGCTGCTCGACTTCGGTGACCTGGTCGTGCACGTGTTCCACGAAGAGGAGCGCATGTACTACGGCCTGGAGCGGCTCTGGAAGGACTGCCCCGTCGTCCCGCTCGAGTTGCCCACTCCGGCGACCGCGGACTGA